One Xiphophorus maculatus strain JP 163 A chromosome 23, X_maculatus-5.0-male, whole genome shotgun sequence genomic window, ACTACAAataaccaccagggggcagaaATATGCCAAGAATTAGACTGCTTGGAGCAGACTTGAAAGAAGGATCTATTGttacaaaatacacaataaaatcaTCCATTGGCAGCACAACCACAACCAAACACAGCTGGTTTGAGGCTTGTCTGTTTaaatcatatttctgttttaaacagaaggagcttgtttttaatgaaatatttgacatttagtTTCATAGCTACTCATTACTTAACATAACTTAattcaacaatgtttttaataacaGCAAAGCTGAATTtctaaaacacaacagaatAACACTGCTTTTATAatactgaatgtttttcttttctcttttatgaaaatttatgaaaattatGCTTCGTCATTTTCTCTTGATTGCTTctgaaatgtttactttttatagagCTTTGCCCTGCATTACACGATTTATTATTTTCGCTTTTACATACAATGcaatggaaatgaaaaaaaatatatattgtgatacAGACCAGGtcagattctgtttttaataatcttcATGGACAAACAAGCAGGACAGCTGTGTTTGTTAACTTGAAGGTGGGCCAAGCTATCACAATACTCCATGTGGAAAATCCTTGTGAAAGGCTCATTAAAGGACAAACGGAATCATTACCAATTTTCTCCACTTCAGCCTCCATGGAGATGATGCTCTTCTGGTAAAGTGATGCACCTGGCTGAAGGTGAAGGTGACAGAGGTCAAAGCAGCTCTCTGTAAGGATTATCTCATTTCACACAAGACTAACAACACATATTATTTGTAGGTGACAGGCCGTAGAACATGGGGGATAGCTAGCTGGGGGAAGAACCTTTTAGAGGCAGAAAGAATTGATAAAATAACAACAGGAGTCTGGAGGAAacaactattttaaaatgttcataattCTATTCATAATTGGACAGTTTGGgtgtctgtttttaaagacaaaaggtCACCATGTTAACTATTTAAAGTCATTAGTAATAAAGAAAGGCATAGAAATTCTTGGCTGCTCAACTAAAATGATATCAAATGCATTACAATGAATGCCATAACCAGAAAGAGATTTAGAGGCTGGGAGGGGATTTAATGGATTGGGCAAACACAAATATGGCCGACTCAGCCAATCATTGATCAAAGGAGGTCTACTGTTACCTTCGAGTAAGGCCCACGACACCTATGAGAAGACAAGTTGttgaaaatcaacttttttttaagcaaagttCCTTGCTAAAATGATAATAGGTTGACAAATAACCTATTATctccaggtcatgtctgcacatttgcggttaacaatagtcacctcactgttgccaactcagcgactttcATGCCATATTTAGCAACATGTAGTCAAGTCGATAATCATACAGAAAATCGTCCTGGAAACTGCAGTCGGTGCAACCCTACTTTTTATTACTTAGATTTGCTTTATCACTAAACATCTgaacttcagattttttaatggattttcctttgaattatttCTTTACAACCTCAGACAACATTTGGACAAAGTTTAGgtgtctacaaaatacttttatatcaacatgacaaacagaaacaataaaaacacaaagcacaaaaacaaaaacccaaaatcttTTTGAGGTACATttgagaaactacaatacagaaattaaaatttcaagaaaaaatttGAAACTAAAGTATCAATCTTACCACACTTGTAACAATTCGATATTGATACTGACTTGGTATCAATATTACCTATATATTTTGCATCAATTCACCCTCATTTGCTTATCTTGCAGATATATAATAACTAAGACTGAAAACTATTTGGTCTTTATTTCCTGATATGTGATTATTATTTTGCTGCCAATTACCTTTGGTTGATATTCATAACCAAACTAAGCTTATTTGTGCACAACACTGCATGCCCCCTTGCAGTCAAACTAAAGCTGTGCCCTTCTACCATAGCGTATAGATGCTAATGGACCTGGAAGAAAATGATCTAACGGGATGAATACAGATGTATCCAGCAAAAATGCTTAGATTCAGCCAAATGTGTCAAAACGACAAGGAAGACGTTTTATCAGTCAACTAGTGGCTCTTATTCAGAGAAAGTCTATGAGGAGCTGTAACTTTAAATAGCAGCCAATCTTTTGGTCTTAGTGTAACATGCATTTATTCCTCTGAAGAAAAGGCAAAAGGAAGAGAATCATCATTTTCCTTGAAGAGGTGGAGTGGTGCACATATCTAGTGTTCATCAggtaacagtcatgtttttggactgagGGATGAACTATCCAGACATAACCCATCCATGTATGGGAAGATCACACTACCTTCATGCAATAAGGTCAATAAGTTGCAACACTCGTTATGTAAACTTTTACCATGTGGCCTTCTGGCAttgttgacttttattttttaaactaagaaCATGTAGAGATATGATTTTGTTGTTCCTATTTTCTTTTAACCTTGTATCTTCATATGGTATAGAAATGCAGGACAGTTGGCTAAAAGCTTCAGGTGAACTTGATGGCTTGCACTGAGGGTTAATAATTCACATATGTGTTCAAAATCATTGAATCATTCATGGTGGGTTTGAAGATAAAGGTCAAAATTcttgtacatgtttttttttccaggcacacagaTTTATCTGGTTCAACCAATATTCTATGTCAAAgcaaaacattaagaaaaatgttgcaaagctttttttataCATGTACAGAAACTGAGGAAAATGCAATATGCTGTTCCAAGAAATAACAGTTCTTGTATTTGTCTTTACAAAGTTAAATTCTTAATGTCTAAATTAACCTCgtctttatattttgtataatcattattatacaaaatattttgagttgAGCATCTTCTGTCACAAGCAAAAATTGTTAATAGATAGACAATACCACTTATCAGATTTAGGGAAGCAGACTTGAACAATGCATTCATTTCAAATTAACTTGCtcttaatgttattttacataCACAACATGGATCTGATTGCCAACAATTAATAGTTACATAGCCAAACACTGTTGATGTAACAGCAGTGATAAATGAGcctcatattctaatttattgaacatgacTATATGTGAATCATTGTCATATTTGCTGGCTCTGATGGATCTGTGGTCCATCAAGGTTGTACAGAGCTTCTCTTGAAATGACTGCTGAAGATAAGAATGAGAATGAAAAGATTAGCAATTTGATAGGTGGTCTATTGAACCAATCAGAAGGCAATTGAATGTGGTGGTTGAAGCAGCTgacaaagaaataatgaaagatGAGAGAGTACAACTAAAGGAAATGGCTGGATTTTGGCACTCTGCACTTCTTTGTAAACATGCAGGCTGCCAGCACTTACATGCAGGTCAACATTTGACCCTCTCTTCCACAGGTCAAGGCATTCTTGGAAAACCAAAGAATCATACAAGCCCCTATCCTAACTATAGCTAGACTTTTATAGTGGGTGGGAAATTTTATTTGGTCTTTAATTGTAAAGACTTTTAATCaattgaagtttttatttatttttgttcttttacataACTGTTTGTGCTGGTTTATCCATTTGTGTAGTTAGCTTATTGTGCAATATGTGAAACCCAAACTCTTATGCATCTAAATGCAGGTGACATTGTTGGTGCAATACGTTACTCCTTATGGAATATTTCTcctcaaaacagacaaaaacaacaaccatatTTGACATATATGTGATTTAAGTAGGAAGCTGTTCTATGTTGATAGTGGACGTCTTATTGTTTCCCTTTGTTCAAACAACAGTTACTAACAGTAATCTAGGAGATTTCAATTGGAAGGTGGTAGAGCCAAATTCAATTATTGTTATGTTTATAACAAAAAAGTAATGAAGCATGGAAAGgaatataataaaaaagtcTTACAATAAGTAAAAATACATGGCAGCAGAAAAGGGAAATCcattaaatgtacttttctgGTGCAGCTCCTCAAAATGCCAGTGTAAGCACAAAGATCAGGAATGCAGTACctgttatttttcatgtttttattacttttggtgTATTTCTCCTGACATTAAAAAGCTCACAGCAAACCTTTTGCATTCTCCTATGATTGAATCTACCAGACTTGAAATTTCTATACATGGTAGCACATTCCATCAAAAATATGAAGCTCTCCATGTTTTAGCTAAAATTCACCAGATTTATCATactttttcagtatttgaaaaTACAACCTCACTTTGAGTTTCCGATTGACCTTATTTTGTCGCCTGAGTTTTAATAATACATCAAAAGAGGCTTTTATGAGAAAAGGAAAACGTCACACTCCTGACGTTTTTCtaatcaagtcaagtttatttgcattgcACAATTCAAcaataaggcagttcaaagtgctttacatcataaaaaaaaatatgcaaagcaaTTATGAAACTAGAGAGTTGGGGTGTGAAAATCCATGCTGAATTTTTGTTCTTAAAGAAATGAGATCAGACATTGAGGTTAGGATAAAATTCTCTTTCCTCCTATAATCTGGACCAAGGTCAGCAGTAATCGGATTATAAAGATAAACTGTCATAGAATGAGTCTTGTCACAGTGATGAAAGTGGcctataatttttttacaagccatgaagtcaaaatatttttatttctcacgtTATGTGTATTTCTGCCAGTATCTTTACTTTTTAATTCTCAAGctagtgaaattttttttagcttcttcATTCATCCAACttctaataataaataaagcctTCGGAGACTAGATTAGATGTATACGCAAAGGGTTTTTGTCATCTAGGTTGTACATCCACACCACAGGCTGAGCTAAACTTTTccgttttctgacattttgtccAACAGCGTGAAAAAACTCCAGTCATAATCTACTTTTCCCTGCTAAATTTGAAATGATAATAACGacataatcatttatttaattttcatttggcGAAATGAATATTCAGTCCAAACAAGCTGAGCAAAGAATCCATATCATCCTATCACACATAAAGCTGATGTTTGCATGTAACATTTGCTCCACAGTGCAAAAGCCATTGACTTTATTCAAGTAACTACATATAAACAATTAAGGTAAATGATTgcacttaaaatataaatagttcTCCTGGTGTGGCCTGAAAGCAGTCTCACCACTTCCTCCTAGTCTGAATTGACCTGAATTCCACACTCGTTTGTCTCAAATGTCTCGAGGTTTTGATGTTGCTTTCAGAGCTGCCACACTGGAGGCTGGAATTACAATTGCCACTTCAGCCAAAGCTTTGAAATCATGGAACATTTCTCTAATTGAAGTGGTCGGAAGTCAGCAAGACTCTCCAAACACGGGGTTTCCTGATCCTGAAAAGCCCTCGTTTCTGCAAGAAGAAATGCTGCAGCATGCACTCCCTCTGAAACAAACGGACTCCAAAGCCTCGTGTCTATAACTACTCAACGCCTAGATAGAGAGATCCATTGAGTTAATTGTCCAGGTGAGACAGGATGGTCTGAtaagattataaaaaaaaaaaattaagataccTCTGCAATACTTTGGgcataaaattgaaaatgtctGTGGGGGTGCACTGACGCATGTGAAATGTAATCTTTCAATGTGACAGATGGCCTTCGGATTTTTCCATcaccatttaaaaaatttgttaaagactgaaaatatttgtcTAATGTGACCCCAACGTTAACCCTGGTCCACACAGATGCATCATTTTGGGAGACTGGTTGGATTAAGCAGGAGGATTAAGGCAAAGAAAAGGTGCAGACCCACTGAGTGTTTATTCACCAACACTGAACAGGTACAGAAACGGGCTGAGAACCCTGTTCCCCAGGTTAGATAGGGTCTCAGCAGCAACAATCAAACTATGTGGCAGCCTTGTAGTTTTAAGCCTTCTTCCTCCTGCCGTTAAATAATATATACACACTACCAAACTTATACAAAATAccttaaacaataaaatacttcatCTAAGAAACATTATGCATCACATCTCCAAAAACACATGCTCAGATGTACATCTATAACATTAAACTCTAAAGTTTCCAGCACACTTCCCTTCTTTCAATCCATAATGGTCCCTTCTGGAATCTTTGAAAGGTGCTCAAGATGTGTATAAAGAAGCAGTCTTGTTAGCTATACATATGATTatcacatttctaaaaaatagtTCACATTGGAATCTAATATATTTAagtgaggaaaaataatgaGGAGACTGTTGATATTATAACGAGGGAAAATAAAGACACTATAGCCATCTCTCAACCTATGCTTCACAATACATACTGTATTAACAAGACCTATACCAAAGGGGACATGAAGAGCACAAGTATATTTGTTGTGTACAGTATTGATATAAGTAAACtcataaaatagttttacagAAAAGTGCTCTCTAATCGATAAATTATCTGGTTTTAAAGTCAAATGGATTAATCTAAAGCAAGGtctttatcaataaaatgtccTCTGCAAAGGCTGGGATCAGGTGGCGCTTCAAAGAGGCTCCTTCAAGCGTGGAATTAAACTTTGAACAGACAGTAAGAAATACATCCGACCTTAAGTCTAAACACAGAACCATTAGAGGCATGCAGACTCCTGCActattaaaggaaataaatatacCCTGTTAAACTGCCTCCAGCAAAAGGGAAATAAGGAAAAAGGTAAATTGCACATACAGATGTACAATGTCAAGGAAAGGAAGGGACTAACTTTATGGATTTCAGAAGGAAAGATTTGCTTGCTTTACCCTAGAGCGTGGGATTCCTTTTATCTAGTTATCCAGTGAATAAATCTTTTGCACAATCTAGCTTCTGGGTTATTTTAGTGCATCTTggtattatattttttatagtaAACAAGAGGCCATATTTTTTAGGGGGGGAGCTGCTTCTTGTCACGATTCATCCATTGATGTTTTATGTGCGTTACCACAAACTCAGCAGGACAAGTCAAGATGAAAGATGTGAACTTGTAGGGTTCATTTGTAAATTCTGTCTGCAACTGGCAGTGTCTCTCACAACAAGTACGAGCACCATGAGATCTTGTCAGGTTTAAAACACATGATGTCATAGTGCTACAAAACTCTATGCGTAACAGGTTTCTTCCTTTTTGCCTGCAGCTCTCCGCATTGGgggatgtgcatttttttttacctcatctGAGGTTATCCCATTCAAATTTGTTTCAAAGATGAGTCCTCAGACTGATTCTGACTAAGGGTTTGTTTCTTGAGCCTACCACACAGGCAGGTAcagttttttgtcttcatgTGTGTTGTGCTTTCAGCAGCTTCTTGTCTCCCACTAACCTCATCCAACCTCACACTTAAGCCAGCTTGGATAATGTGTCATGATGTGCATACCTCTGGCATGCCccactgcttttttttcttctttttttaaaaactgaattatagTTGTTGAAAAGAGAGATTTAGTCTTATTTACTGATCATTCAtcacacaaaaatgtttctgttccaCTTAAGGTATATTGCCATTATATCtcaggctgcgttcacactgcagactgaaatgacccaattccgatATTTTGTCAAATCGGATTTTTTTGCCAGGGCCATTCAAACTGCCACACATATGCAACCTGAATGcgttctgcagtctgaacgggCAAAGGACCTGAAAGTGTCCTGCAGGCACAGTAGAGGGAGTGACAACGTCAGCATTCTCACTGTtctgccaaccgccataaaaagaagaagtgctcagtgtttgcggaagtaaacagggaggctaacggtggagcatgGCCTACATATTTGACgttgttgtccgaccggagtagcatattaacaacttaatcctcattatagtgtgttgtggttgttgttatACGTCCCGCTTGCGCATATCAGGGCACAGAATAGTGAGATTTGTCCAGTATCAGTGACGCTCAGTTCAGATGAATGTGACCTGAACTCTAGGTCTCATTTGAATCGGATACCTAAATATGCAAGTGGCCTGGGTCGCATTCGAAAAGAATCCGACCTGtgctgttcagactgtcatgaaaagatcagatacaggtcgcattacgtacaaaaaaaaaaaatctgaattggtcACTTCAGCCTGCAGTGTGGATGCAGTCTTAGATAGTCTGAATATGATCCAAGTTCTAGGCTTTAGTTTGAGTAATATTTTGCTTCCATCACCTGAATGGGTAATGTGATTGATTATGCTAGTCAGCAAGTGAGAGCAACATAGTCAAATAACATTGAAACAACAACACGTTTTCACTTTATAACAATTATTAACTGAATGTAGAAAATTTACCACACGGGCTGGTACTAAATACTTTCATTCAAACAAATGACTTATCAAAAATCAACCTTGCGACTGACTTAAGATCTCCTTAAGCTGCATACTGTAAATGTTGACCTCATAGActagtaaaaatataaattcaagTAAGGAATTGGTAAAGGTAAAACCATTCCAAACCGGGGCTTCCCGATGAAGtttgaacaaacaaaattttttgttgttctgtatttctaaattaaacttttaaacttaattttccTAAGTTTGCATTTACCTCACAACTTATTTTGTAGACTTAATACATTCGTAGCATAATTTCAGACCTTTCCATACCTTCTCACCTcctttttgtaaacaaaatagaaGTAAACAATAAGATACAGATTGACGAACATAGTTTAATTTGTCCAGGTACCTGAATATATCTATGTATTGTGCAGTTATGCTATTATAACAGGTGTCAAATGTAAAgcatgtatgaaaaaaaatatgtaaaaacataaataaacaaatcaacatAAATCCTAATAGACTTTATAATTCTTTTTCTGCTTACAAGTGTTATAGCGCTTTCAGGTTTgtgctaaaaatgaaaaattcaaatttgttttatgttttgtctggTGAAAAGTTTAACGGACTAATTTATGCAGCACTCCTGGTagattttgtttatataaattttacttgtttttctgcCAGTCTCCTCTGCCTGCTTTATGCCAGCATGACAGGACTCAAAGCGAACATTTGGAGTCAAAACCTTAACTTTTTCTATTTAGGTTTATGTGAAAGACATTTCAAGCAATAAGAAGGAGCACAACTCATTTGAATAgccttttactttgaaattttgTTACACTCACCTTCTCCATAATagaataaaattacaatttgcTAATAGTTGCTACAAAGTGGCCATTTAATTTCCTGACTAAATATTGtgtaatatattttacatgacaTGTGGAAAAGAGAATCCCAGACAGAATACATAGGAGAATCCCAGCATATATAATCCATAAACAGTTAACAGAAGTTTTACCAATCCAAAAGAGATGAAGCATcatattttatcaaacaaatcaaacatttctcagataaactcaaaaacatgagAAATTAATATCATGTAGCTTCCCCTTTCCTGATAGGTTTGTCACTAAGGAGATGGCTTATATTGGCCGCACCTCTCTCCAGTCAGATAAGGGTCACAAGTCAGAGTGTATTGGACCTCAAATCTTCCACTTTCAGCTGCACAGGTGAAACTGTTGTCTCCTTGACTTAGGTACCTCACACAAGATCCAAGAAGGTCGTCATACTGCAGATCCTCATCCCAGATTTCAACCGCCAAAACCTGGAGTGTGTAAACCTGCATGGAAAACAGAAGTCATTATCTTTCAAAGTTAATGAGTGaatattaaaaagagaaatttaaaaaatcctaatTTATAACACATCCTTATGAAAAACATTAGTCTTcagctgttgttttatttgcatgaaagacaataaaacaccTCTCTACACTCAAAAGACATGATGAAAACAGTACACCAGGACAACACAACACAGAATAACAAGACTACAGGAGTAGAGTCTAAGCCTATAATTATGATACATAAATAATGATGTATTATCTACATCATGATCACTGGACGTAAACCTTAAGTGGAAGAGAATGGCTATTGTTATTTGGGGCAGTATAAGCTGATTTTTGATGACTATGTTAACTGACCTTGCCGAAATTATAATCAACGTTCCAATATGGATAATCTGAATTGATAACATCAGTTCTGTAGTAGGTGGAACCAAATGACATCTTCACATAGCTGTAAGAAGAATAGGAGTAAGTGACTTAAAAGATTttataacatatttacaaaaatctcTAGACGCTTATTAGCCAACCTTTCAGTGGCGCCAGCATAATCTCCATTCAGACCCCAGGCTCTGATGCTGGTAACCCTCAGTGTCCCCTTCAAAACCTGCTGGGGACAGCAGTTCCTGGCCAAGTTAGGGGTGTTCCCTGTACATTCTGGTTCTCTGGGTGAGCTCTCCATGGCATTATCCTCTAAGTATTTTGTAGCAGTGACTTTTATTCCCACTCTTTTGGTTTTAGTTGGGATGAGTAGATGGATCGGtcgaaggaaaaagaaaacaacatctgGGTGATCCTTGAGAGTATGTTGCCAGTTTTTGAAACCCAAGGAGTCATTATGGGTTAGTGAAAACTCCCCTGACCATCCATTGCCTCCAGATATGACTGTATAGTGATGGTGGATGTAAGAGCTGAAGACGGTGGAAAAGCCATGGTTCTGCAGAAACTTGGAGCAAGGACTTGGAACATTTGATAGTTTAAAGTTTCCCAAGCCAACTTCAATACCCATCGAGACACATGAATGAACCTGCAAGGTTTTAAAGAAAGCCAGtgactattatttttttacaaatgatatTTACAAATGTAGTGATTGCTTAGCTTATGACAGGCAGGATACTGATACATTAAAAAAGGTTAGGTCTTAGTGTTTCACTCTATCACTgttaatttagttaaaaaagGAGACGGTAGCaatttatcagtttttttttgcatacagCGTGTACAACTAAAAAGGACGAGGAACTTTTGTCTTCTCAGATCTCAGCCAACTTCTATTTACTTACGGTAGATTTTGTAAAGAATGCTTTAACAGTCTCCTTTTCCAACCACCAATAGTTTGCTTAGGTAGCTTATCAtgctacattttctttattgagggatcatgtttttttgtttttttttgcaaaggatGTGTGATTTCCCTACGTCATTTGAAGACATTCCATTCAGTGTGGACAAACAAGTTCTTGCAGCTGTCACTCTTGCCACATAGCCTCCAAGACGAACCTAAAATGAAgtttggtattttttgtttacattttttttttaaattcatgactaaacaaactgaattagGCACATGTGTCTTTTAACCTGATGAATGTAGTGAGTGCCATAGGTGTGTAAGAAGTCCTTGTAATGCGAAGAAGTGGAGGAGTTGTAGTATCTTGGAAGCCTGGCTAGATCTTTTAAGAATTCAGAGCTGAACGGTGGTGCAGCTGACACTCGGTAACTAGGCACAAAGAGACAGCCAGCAAATAACTCTATGTACATAAACATTATAAAACTTGATTGATAGTTAAATTCAATAGAATAATTCAGCAGTGTTCTGAGTGGACCTGTAATGGCTGAACATCCTCTTTTGTGTGCTGAATGTGTAGCGGTCCTCTCGCATCATATTTGATGCAAACTTATACACAGTGGATTGAGTTCCTACAACGTCGAGTCTGGCAGAAGCATATTTCCTTACACCCAGCCCCATCTGatgtcacaaacacacacacaaaaaaatcttaaaagcaGCAATCATTAATGTTATTGTGCCAGAGCATGCTCTAGTCCAAGACTTCACTTCTGTTCAAACCTGGTGTTGACAAAGGTTATGTTAGCAAAGACAATTAGTACTAACAGGTGTCACATTCTTGCAATTGTGCTAGATCATACCTTCCAAGACATTGATGCTGTAAGTTTTCAGgttcagaaaaaatattgcaacatCAACCTGACAACTTCACAGGGCAGCTGTTAAGGCAAAAGTGCACATGATTTCAGGTGCCATATCTGCAGCAAGGTGAGACACACTCTGGACTAGTCACCAGTCCACCACAGGACAACAAAAAgacacataaaacaaacaacccTCTATGCACACTAATACCAGCCAGGTT contains:
- the LOC102219101 gene encoding perforin-1-like, with translation MLSCLGLAFLLLSLLIVQPQVLSCRVGDQRECDASPFVPGHNLIGEGFDMVTMQRKGAYVIDMETYLNPNRTCTLCSNQLKGHQLQKLPVSALDWRAFSQTKTYSYGGFHTSVSSLVNDYVSEESHGWKMGLGVRKYASARLDVVGTQSTVYKFASNMMREDRYTFSTQKRMFSHYSYRVSAAPPFSSEFLKDLARLPRYYNSSTSSHYKDFLHTYGTHYIHQVRLGGYVARVTAARTCLSTLNGMSSNDVHSCVSMGIEVGLGNFKLSNVPSPCSKFLQNHGFSTVFSSYIHHHYTVISGGNGWSGEFSLTHNDSLGFKNWQHTLKDHPDVVFFFLRPIHLLIPTKTKRVGIKVTATKYLEDNAMESSPREPECTGNTPNLARNCCPQQVLKGTLRVTSIRAWGLNGDYAGATESYVKMSFGSTYYRTDVINSDYPYWNVDYNFGKVYTLQVLAVEIWDEDLQYDDLLGSCVRYLSQGDNSFTCAAESGRFEVQYTLTCDPYLTGERCGQYKPSP